The following coding sequences lie in one Brachionichthys hirsutus isolate HB-005 chromosome 15, CSIRO-AGI_Bhir_v1, whole genome shotgun sequence genomic window:
- the mfn1a gene encoding mitofusin-1, with protein sequence MDAVAPSPLRHFGVAKRSITSTFDQLLDFVKDGSAFVDEAWPSDDLAPGAVLQEQRLEMRRCATKLAAVRDVVLRRHMKVAFFGRTSNGKSTVINAMLRDRVLPSGIGHTTNCFLSVEGTDGGEAFLVSAAPGDRRSVSTVNQLAHALHMDPTLDSGSLVKVFWPKSRCALLRDDLVLMDSPGTDVTQELDSWIDKFCLDADVFVLVGNAESTLMNTEKLFFHKVSERISKPNIFVLHNRWDASVTEPEYIEEVRKQHLDRCVTFLAEELKVVGLEEAAGRIFFVSAKEVLNSRVQRAQGMPETGGALAEGFHERLREFQMFERTFEEFISQSAVKTKFEQHTARARQIAEAVKAVMDAINIASAERKIVCLEEREDQRDRLDFVRGQIERLTNNVKERIKTLTDDAAAEVATALSDQIRSLPALVDEFRADFNPTQETLARYKTKLLQHVEERMVSRLARRCSAGVLGDVRDAQRHMMDSVRPLLSQSVQEQLSAPSTSFDLTFDLGLAALCADFRENIEFQFSLGWTALVTRFIGAANAKRALGGSDPRLLIRTLATPLKRLSDSLQDSPTFKDEMVVTIATSLVSVTSRAAMTVLVVGGVVCRLVGWRAIALSLSLYGLLYLYEKLTWTNASRERVLKQQFVGHAAHRLRAVIPVTSSTCGQQVCKELSSTFSRLTRRVDLSEAELGGNIRQLSFRIQRLEKIQRRSKAFRNRATDLETQLEAFSLQYLQGN encoded by the exons ATGGACGCTGTGGCTCCGTCTCCTCTGCGACATTTCGGCGTGGCAAAGCGTTCGATCACGTCTACCTTTGATCAACTGCTGGACTTCGTGAAGGACGGCTCTGCCTTTGTTGACG AGGCGTGGCCGAGCGATGACCTCGCTCCGGGGGCGGTGCTGCAGGAGCAGCGTCTGGAGATGCGGCGTTGCGCCACCAAACTGGCGGCCGTCCGGGACGTGGTTCTCAGGAGGCACATGAAGGTGGCCTTCTTCGGGAG GACCAGCAACGGGAAGAGTACGGTGATCAACGCCATGCTCAGAGACCGGGTGCTGCCCAGCGGCATCGGTCACACCACAAACTGTTTCCTGAGCGTGGAAGGGACGGACGGGGGCGAGGCCTTCCTCGTCAGCGCGGCGCCCGGCGACAGGAGGAGCGTCTCC acggTAAACCAGCTGGCCCACGCGCTCCACATGGATCCCACTCTGGACTCGGGCAGTTTGGTGAAAGTCTTCTGGCCTAAAAGCCGCTGCGCTCTGTTGAGAGACGACCTGGTTCTCATGGACAG cCCTGGCACCGATGTCACTCAGGAGTTGGACAGCTGGATCGATAAGTTCTGTCTTGATGCCGACGTCTTCGTTCTGGTAGGAAATGCAGAGTCGACGCTCATGAACACG gagaaaCTTTTCTTCCACAAAGTCAGCGAGCGAATCTCGAAACCGAACATCTTCGTCCTCCACAACCGATGGGACGCTTCCGTTACGGAACCGGAGTACATCGAGGAG GTAAGGAAGCAGCACCTGGACCGCTGCGTGACCTTCCTGGCTGAAGAACTGAAGGTGGTCGGTCTGGAAGAGGCTGCGGGGAGGATCTTCTTCGTGTCGGCCAAAGAGGTTCTGAACTCCAGGGTGCAGCGGGCGCAGGGCATGCCAGAGACAG gtggcgctCTGGCCGAAGGTTTCCACGAGAGACTGAGAGAGTTCCAGATGTTCGAGAGGACGTTTGAG GAGTTCATCTCTCAGTCGGCCGTGAAGACTAAGTTTGAGCAGCACACGGCGAGAGCCCGGCAGATCGCCGAGGCCGTCAAAGCCGTGATGGATGCCATCAACATCGCCTCCGCTGAGAGGAA GATCGTCTGCCTGGAGGAGCGAGAGGATCAGCGAGACCGGCTGGATTTCGTCCGAGGACAGATTGAGCGTCTGACCAACAACGTTAAAGAGAGGATCAAGACTTTGACCGATGACGCTGCTGCCGAG GTGGCCACGGCTTTATCGGATCAGATCCGGTCCCTTCCTGCTCTGGTGGACGAGTTCAGAGCCGATTTCAATCCAACACAAGAGACTCTGGCGCGCTACAAAACG aagctgctgcagcacgTGGAGGAGAGGATGGTCAGCCGTTTGGCTCGCCGCTGCTCCGCCGGCGTCCTCGGGGACGTCCGAGATGCTCAGAGACACATGATGG atagCGTCCGTCCTCTGCTGTCCCAGTCCGTCCAGGAGCAGCTCTCcgccccctccacctccttcgaCTTGACCTTCGACCTCGGCCTCGCTGCCCTGTGTGCAGATTTCCGTGAGAACATCGAGTTCCAGTTTTCTCTGGGCTGGACCGCCCTCGTCACCCGATTCATCGGCGCGGCTAACGCCAAGCGAGCGCTGGGGGGCTCCGACCCACGACT GCTCATTCGAACGTTGGCCACGCCTCTGAAACGTTTGTCTGATTCTCTACAGGACAGCCCCACCTTTAAGGATGAGATGGTAGTTACCATAGCGACGAGTTTGGTCTCCGTCACGTCCCGAGCGGCCATGACAGTCCTGGTGGTCGGAGGAGTG GTGTGCCGATTGGTGGGCTGGCGCGCCATcgccctttctctctctctgtatggcCTCCTCTACCTGTACGAGAAACTCACCTGGACCAACGCCAGCAGAGAGCGCGTCTTGAAGCAGCAGTTTGTGGGGCACGCCGCCCACCGCCTGAGAGCAGTCATCCCCGTCACCAGTTCCACCTGCGGCCAGCAGGTGTGCAA GGAGCTCTCGTCCACTTTCAGCCGCCTGACTCGGAGAGTCGATCTGAGCGAAGCTGAGCTGGGAGGAAACATCCGGCAGCTGAGCTTCCGGATCCAGAGACTGGAGAAGATCCAGAGGAGGTCCAAGGCCTTCAG GAATCGAGCCACAGACTTGGAGACTCAGCTGGAGGCGTTCTCTCTTCAGTACCTGCAGGGAAACTGA